The following proteins are co-located in the Planococcus plakortidis genome:
- the fadH gene encoding 2,4-dienoyl-CoA reductase gives MLNEQTIIVTGGSSGMGFHMAEKFAAEGANVIITGRDMEKLNESLTKLSGLRGQAEAFQMDVREPEHAKAMVNFAHEKFGRIDGLVNNAAGNFIVHAEKLSPNGWRSVIDIVLNGTFFCSHAVGNYWIEKGTKGNILNMLATYAWNAGAGVAHSAAAKAGVMSLTRTLAVEWGTQYGIRVNGIAPGPIERTGGADKLFESEEAKQRTLKSVPLGRLGKPEEVAELAAFIMSEKAAYMNGEIVTLDGGQWLNKFPF, from the coding sequence ATGTTGAATGAACAAACGATAATCGTAACCGGAGGCTCCAGTGGGATGGGTTTCCATATGGCGGAGAAATTTGCTGCCGAAGGGGCGAACGTCATCATTACGGGGCGTGATATGGAGAAACTGAATGAGTCATTGACGAAACTTTCCGGCCTGCGGGGACAGGCGGAAGCATTTCAGATGGATGTGCGTGAACCTGAACATGCCAAGGCCATGGTGAATTTTGCGCATGAAAAGTTCGGCCGCATCGATGGGCTTGTCAATAACGCAGCGGGGAATTTCATCGTCCATGCCGAAAAATTATCGCCCAACGGATGGCGTTCCGTAATCGATATCGTCTTGAACGGGACGTTTTTCTGTTCCCATGCCGTGGGCAATTATTGGATTGAAAAAGGCACAAAGGGGAATATACTTAATATGCTGGCGACGTATGCCTGGAATGCCGGGGCAGGCGTCGCACATTCCGCTGCCGCGAAAGCTGGGGTCATGTCGCTGACCCGCACCTTGGCGGTTGAATGGGGCACGCAATACGGCATCCGTGTCAACGGGATTGCTCCGGGGCCGATCGAACGCACTGGCGGTGCCGATAAACTGTTCGAGTCAGAAGAAGCGAAACAGCGCACTTTGAAATCTGTCCCTTTAGGGCGGCTTGGAAAACCGGAAGAAGTGGCAGAGCTGGCAGCGTTTATCATGTCAGAGAAAGCGGCATATATGAATGGGGAAATCGTGACCTTAGACGGCGGCCAGTGGTTGAATAAATTCCCTTTTTAA
- a CDS encoding ABC transporter ATP-binding protein has translation MTDQAIIRFENVVQTFEGAGNVLNNVSFEMQKGKFYTLLGPSGCGKTTILRLIAGFNQPTSGDIYIKGKKVNKIPANERQVNTVFQDYALFPHLNVFENVAFGLRIKKIKKAEVKRRVEEALAFVNLSGYENREIHEMSGGQRQRVAIARAIINDPEVILLDEPLSALDLKLRTEMQYELRELQQRLGKTFVFVTHDQEEALAMSDEIFVMNAGEIQQSGTPMDIYDEPINRFVADFIGESNIAEGVMVDDYRVRFANKEFECVDRGLSPNEQVEIVIRPEDLEITKPESGKMAVRVDSQLFRGVHYEISTYDETGNEWLVHSTKRVDVGAQIGLDFEPEAIHVMRLNESEEAFDARLESYGAVSNE, from the coding sequence ATGACCGATCAAGCGATCATCCGTTTCGAGAATGTCGTCCAGACTTTCGAAGGTGCGGGAAATGTATTGAACAACGTCAGTTTTGAAATGCAAAAAGGGAAATTCTATACCTTGCTCGGCCCTTCCGGCTGCGGCAAGACGACAATTTTGCGATTGATCGCCGGATTTAACCAGCCGACTAGCGGCGACATCTACATCAAAGGCAAAAAGGTCAACAAGATCCCGGCAAACGAGCGGCAAGTGAACACCGTCTTCCAGGATTATGCGCTGTTCCCTCACTTGAATGTATTCGAAAATGTGGCCTTCGGTTTGCGCATCAAGAAAATCAAGAAAGCAGAAGTCAAACGCCGCGTCGAGGAAGCATTGGCATTCGTCAATTTGAGCGGTTATGAAAATCGGGAGATCCACGAAATGTCCGGCGGCCAGCGCCAACGCGTTGCCATCGCGCGGGCCATCATCAACGACCCGGAAGTGATCCTGCTCGACGAACCGCTGTCTGCGCTCGACTTAAAGCTGCGCACCGAAATGCAATATGAACTGCGTGAACTGCAGCAGCGCCTCGGCAAGACATTCGTCTTCGTCACGCATGACCAGGAAGAAGCACTCGCGATGTCCGATGAAATCTTCGTCATGAACGCAGGCGAAATCCAGCAGAGCGGCACGCCGATGGATATATACGATGAACCGATCAACCGCTTTGTCGCCGATTTCATCGGAGAGTCGAATATTGCCGAAGGCGTCATGGTCGATGATTACCGCGTACGTTTTGCCAATAAGGAATTCGAATGTGTCGATAGAGGACTGAGCCCGAACGAACAAGTGGAAATCGTCATCCGCCCGGAAGACTTGGAAATCACCAAGCCGGAAAGCGGTAAAATGGCAGTCCGTGTCGACAGCCAATTGTTCCGCGGCGTCCATTACGAAATCTCGACATATGACGAGACCGGCAACGAATGGCTGGTGCATTCGACAAAACGCGTGGATGTGGGCGCGCAAATCGGCCTTGATTTCGAACCGGAAGCGATTCACGTCATGCGCTTGAACGAATCCGAAGAAGCGTTCGATGCAAGGCTCGAATCATACGGAGCCGTTTCCAATGAGTAA
- the cbpB gene encoding cyclic-di-AMP-binding protein CbpB has translation MISLPSKDFLETPIEEFVISSEKVAHVQIGNSAEHALLVLTKTGYSAIPVLDAKYRFHGLINAQRITDAILGMDHIEYEKLGDIRVEEIMQTDLPLIHLNDRFQRALDLVIDQNFLCVVDDDGMFMGILTRRIVLKQLKKQLYQFKR, from the coding sequence ATGATTTCATTACCGAGCAAAGATTTTCTTGAAACCCCGATCGAAGAATTTGTCATCTCGTCCGAAAAAGTAGCACATGTCCAGATCGGCAATAGTGCTGAACATGCTTTATTGGTATTGACGAAGACCGGCTATTCCGCCATCCCGGTTCTGGATGCGAAGTATCGGTTTCACGGCTTGATCAATGCCCAGCGCATCACAGACGCCATTCTTGGAATGGACCATATAGAGTACGAGAAACTAGGCGATATTCGCGTCGAGGAGATTATGCAGACCGACCTGCCGCTGATCCATCTGAATGACCGCTTCCAAAGAGCCTTAGATCTGGTGATTGACCAGAATTTCCTTTGCGTAGTGGATGACGATGGAATGTTCATGGGGATTTTGACAAGGCGTATCGTCTTGAAGCAATTAAAAAAACAACTTTACCAGTTCAAACGATAA
- the dapD gene encoding 2,3,4,5-tetrahydropyridine-2,6-dicarboxylate N-acetyltransferase, which translates to MEQMDANQIISYIQNAKKSTPVKVYVKGEGVASLDFGVGSKVFGEGNHATVFGEWAEVEKALEQHKSIIEDSVVENDRRNSAIPMLDLKNINSRIEPGAFIRENVEIGSNCIIMMGAVINIGSVIGDGTMIDMGVIMGGRATVGKNCHIGAGAVLAGVIEPASATPVIVEDDVMIGANAVVLEGVRIGKGSVVAAGAVVIEDVPENAVVGGTPARVLKLMDEKTRSKTEIKQELRQL; encoded by the coding sequence ATGGAACAAATGGATGCAAATCAAATTATTTCGTACATACAGAATGCGAAGAAATCGACGCCGGTAAAAGTATATGTCAAAGGTGAAGGCGTGGCTTCACTCGATTTTGGCGTAGGCTCGAAAGTATTCGGGGAAGGCAATCACGCAACCGTGTTCGGCGAGTGGGCTGAAGTGGAAAAAGCACTTGAACAGCATAAGTCCATTATCGAAGATTCTGTAGTGGAAAACGATCGCAGAAACTCAGCCATTCCGATGCTGGATTTGAAAAACATCAATTCACGCATCGAACCTGGTGCATTCATCCGCGAAAACGTGGAGATCGGCAGCAATTGCATCATCATGATGGGCGCTGTCATCAATATCGGTTCTGTCATCGGCGATGGCACGATGATCGACATGGGCGTCATCATGGGCGGCCGTGCGACAGTCGGTAAAAACTGCCACATCGGCGCTGGCGCTGTACTTGCTGGCGTCATCGAGCCGGCATCTGCCACGCCGGTTATCGTCGAGGATGATGTCATGATCGGCGCGAACGCAGTGGTCTTGGAAGGCGTCCGCATCGGCAAAGGCTCAGTCGTCGCTGCAGGGGCTGTCGTCATCGAAGATGTGCCTGAAAATGCAGTTGTCGGCGGCACGCCCGCACGCGTATTGAAGCTGATGGATGAAAAGACCCGTTCGAAAACGGAAATCAAGCAAGAACTCCGCCAGCTGTAA
- a CDS encoding ABC transporter permease has product MSNRSSRPWYLAPYYIWILLFVIAPIALVVYFSFLDLAGDFTLENYANFFSSTYFRMTLSSFWYAFLITLISVLIAYPTAYWLTKTKHKQLWLLLIIIPSWINLLLKAYAFIGIFGLYGPANQLIQFFGAGPLQILFTDFSFVFVAVYIFIPFMVLPIFNSLDKINPALIDASRDLGASQWTTFRRVIFPLAINGVKSGVQAVFIPALSLFVITRLIAGNKVITLGTAIEQQFLVTQNWGMGSTIAVFLILFMIIIMLLTGPKEKGGALNGKAK; this is encoded by the coding sequence ATGAGTAATCGTTCATCACGCCCATGGTATCTGGCACCCTATTATATATGGATATTATTATTTGTCATCGCTCCGATTGCTCTTGTCGTTTATTTTTCATTTCTTGATTTGGCCGGCGACTTCACGCTGGAAAACTATGCGAATTTCTTTTCATCGACGTATTTCCGCATGACGCTCAGTTCGTTCTGGTATGCCTTCCTCATCACGCTCATTTCCGTGCTGATTGCCTACCCGACCGCTTACTGGCTGACGAAAACAAAGCATAAGCAATTATGGCTCCTGTTGATCATCATTCCTTCGTGGATCAACTTGTTGCTGAAAGCCTATGCATTTATCGGCATTTTCGGGCTGTACGGCCCTGCCAACCAATTGATCCAATTTTTCGGTGCGGGGCCACTGCAGATCCTGTTCACCGATTTCAGCTTTGTGTTCGTCGCCGTGTATATTTTCATCCCGTTCATGGTGCTGCCGATTTTCAACTCGCTCGATAAGATCAATCCGGCTTTGATCGATGCATCGCGCGACCTCGGCGCATCCCAATGGACGACGTTCCGGCGCGTCATCTTCCCGCTTGCGATCAACGGTGTCAAATCCGGCGTACAAGCCGTCTTTATCCCCGCCTTGTCGCTATTTGTCATCACCCGACTGATTGCGGGCAATAAAGTGATCACGCTCGGTACTGCCATCGAACAGCAATTCCTGGTTACGCAAAATTGGGGCATGGGCTCGACAATCGCCGTGTTCCTGATCCTCTTCATGATCATCATCATGCTGCTCACGGGCCCGAAAGAGAAAGGAGGGGCTTTGAATGGCAAAGCTAAGTAA
- a CDS encoding MFS transporter codes for MAVKSTKFALYILMFNMFIAMSGIGLIIPIMPAYLETFGVAGQALGTLIATFAFAQFLFSPISGELSDKYGRKNLIIFGLIVFGLSQLVFGLATELWILYVARFFSGLGGAFLIPPMMAFVADITTYEERGKGMGLLGASMSLGFMIGPGIGGFLSEVSLEFPFYVATSVALLSALLSYIALPNVKPAVQAVDYKRENLYQQMKRSVYTPYFVMLLVMFIFAFGLSNFQSTIALYVDKQFQFTPKEISVVITVGGFVGVVVQTFVIDSLFKRFGEMRVILVNLLVSAAAMIGILFVHTFWTILFVAAVFFTAASLLRPAINTLISKLAGDSQGYAAGMNNAYMSLGNMIGPALAGILFDIDMSFPYITGTFILLICFFIAFNWSARKKELLQESRSS; via the coding sequence ATGGCCGTAAAATCCACTAAATTCGCCTTATATATTCTTATGTTCAATATGTTTATCGCCATGAGCGGAATCGGCCTCATCATCCCGATCATGCCGGCTTATTTGGAAACATTCGGCGTGGCAGGCCAAGCGCTCGGTACCTTGATTGCCACTTTCGCATTTGCGCAATTTCTTTTCTCTCCAATTTCCGGGGAATTATCCGACAAATACGGACGCAAGAATTTAATCATTTTTGGGCTTATCGTCTTCGGATTGTCCCAGCTGGTTTTCGGGTTGGCGACCGAATTGTGGATCCTCTATGTCGCCCGCTTCTTCAGCGGTTTGGGCGGTGCTTTCCTGATCCCGCCGATGATGGCATTTGTAGCCGATATCACGACGTACGAAGAGCGCGGCAAGGGGATGGGATTGCTTGGTGCCTCGATGTCATTAGGTTTTATGATCGGTCCGGGCATCGGCGGATTCCTGTCTGAAGTAAGCCTCGAGTTCCCATTCTATGTCGCAACTTCTGTTGCTTTGTTGTCCGCCTTGCTCTCCTATATCGCCTTGCCGAACGTCAAACCGGCCGTACAGGCTGTGGATTATAAACGCGAGAATCTGTACCAGCAGATGAAGCGCTCTGTTTACACACCGTATTTCGTCATGCTGCTGGTCATGTTCATCTTTGCCTTCGGTTTGTCGAATTTCCAGTCGACGATCGCCTTGTACGTGGACAAGCAATTCCAGTTCACGCCCAAGGAAATTTCGGTCGTCATCACGGTCGGCGGCTTTGTGGGTGTCGTTGTCCAAACCTTCGTCATCGACAGCTTGTTCAAGCGTTTCGGCGAGATGCGTGTCATCCTCGTCAACCTGCTCGTTTCAGCCGCAGCGATGATCGGCATCCTGTTCGTCCATACTTTCTGGACGATACTATTCGTGGCAGCGGTCTTTTTCACGGCCGCCTCCCTGCTGCGCCCTGCGATCAACACGCTCATTTCCAAACTTGCAGGCGACTCGCAAGGATATGCCGCCGGGATGAACAATGCCTATATGAGCCTCGGCAATATGATCGGGCCGGCGCTTGCCGGGATCCTGTTCGATATCGACATGAGCTTCCCGTATATTACCGGAACCTTCATCTTGCTCATCTGCTTCTTCATCGCCTTTAACTGGTCGGCACGAAAAAAAGAGCTGCTCCAGGAAAGCCGCAGCAGCTGA
- a CDS encoding LysR family transcriptional regulator, whose amino-acid sequence MSNEELIIKVLAEEANMRKAAERLFLSQPALSQRLQSIEKDWGQQLFVRSQKGLTPTPAGELVIQYAKEAVVRREEIFEQLHTLSEKVHGTLKIACASIIGQNWLPKVLKDFITLYPEAKVQLITGWSSEIVRALYEGEAHIGIVRGQTDWKGPKIHLFKDTLYLVDKEISSLEEVMQTERPFIQFKSDSTYYEEIQQWWQKHFASNPKRQITVDQIETCKQMAVNGIGYAILPSITLTGAEAVHTMPLTNSEEELELTRDTWLIGYESSFQLRQVEAFVDIVKKHATLLD is encoded by the coding sequence ATGTCAAATGAAGAACTGATTATTAAAGTACTTGCTGAAGAAGCCAATATGAGAAAAGCGGCGGAACGGCTGTTTCTATCGCAGCCAGCATTGTCGCAACGTTTGCAATCGATCGAAAAGGATTGGGGCCAGCAATTGTTCGTTCGTTCCCAAAAGGGGCTGACGCCGACGCCAGCCGGCGAATTGGTCATCCAATACGCGAAAGAAGCGGTGGTGCGCCGGGAGGAGATTTTCGAACAACTCCATACCTTAAGTGAAAAAGTGCATGGCACATTGAAAATCGCCTGCGCTTCGATCATCGGACAGAATTGGCTTCCGAAAGTGCTGAAAGATTTCATCACTTTGTATCCGGAAGCGAAAGTGCAATTGATCACCGGTTGGAGTTCGGAAATTGTCCGCGCGCTATACGAAGGTGAAGCCCATATCGGCATCGTCCGGGGGCAGACCGACTGGAAAGGGCCTAAAATCCACCTTTTCAAAGACACCTTATATTTGGTGGACAAGGAAATCAGCTCGCTGGAGGAAGTGATGCAGACCGAACGGCCCTTCATCCAATTCAAGAGCGATTCAACCTATTACGAGGAAATCCAGCAATGGTGGCAAAAGCATTTTGCTTCCAATCCGAAACGCCAAATCACGGTTGACCAGATCGAGACGTGCAAGCAAATGGCCGTCAACGGCATCGGTTACGCAATCTTGCCTTCTATTACTTTGACGGGAGCAGAAGCTGTACACACGATGCCATTGACGAATAGCGAAGAAGAACTTGAGTTGACTCGGGATACATGGCTGATCGGCTATGAATCGTCTTTCCAGCTGCGGCAGGTCGAGGCATTTGTCGATATTGTCAAAAAACATGCCACTCTGTTAGACTAA
- a CDS encoding MDR family MFS transporter, with protein sequence MEKTKRPLILIAVMLAMFVSAVEATIVSTAMPSIAADLGGFSKYSWVFSAYLLMSTVTVLLYGKLADLVGRKAIFAFGMMLFLIGSLLCGLADSMEQLIAFRFIQGAGAGAIMPIASTIVGDIYSPEERAKIQGYLSSVWGISAIAGPAIGGVLVATIGWQYVFWVNLPLGILSLTGILVYLKEPVRSERAKVDYKGAMFLTMALSSVLYLLIEGGVSFDWLSAPSYLLAAIGALFIFWFVKAERASNDPMMPFEIWQNRAILYANLVSLATGIILIGISSYLPAYVTGVMEQPAAIAGFTLTTMSIGWPIASVLSGRLLISIGYFRTSLLGGTFLLLGTALFVMMQPGFGPLWAGMSSFFVGVGMGLTSTAFIVSIQSAVSYDKRGAATASNMFMRNLGSTIGVALLGSILNSSLLNRLDDSGNSFTLESVNMILSIDSRAQLPQADKLVLQEALAFGLRNVYSIALLCALISFLLIFGLRGLKGVKRDVK encoded by the coding sequence ATGGAAAAAACGAAACGCCCGCTCATCCTGATCGCGGTCATGTTGGCGATGTTCGTTTCAGCAGTCGAGGCGACTATCGTTTCGACCGCCATGCCGAGCATCGCAGCAGACCTCGGCGGGTTTTCGAAATACAGTTGGGTGTTCTCTGCTTATTTGCTGATGAGCACTGTGACGGTGCTGTTATATGGAAAACTGGCAGATCTGGTCGGCAGGAAAGCGATATTCGCTTTCGGCATGATGCTGTTTTTAATTGGCTCGCTGCTCTGCGGCTTAGCGGATTCAATGGAGCAGCTGATCGCTTTCCGCTTTATCCAAGGGGCAGGGGCGGGGGCGATCATGCCGATTGCGTCGACGATCGTGGGGGATATCTATTCTCCAGAGGAACGGGCGAAGATCCAAGGATATCTGTCCAGCGTGTGGGGCATCTCTGCCATCGCAGGCCCTGCCATCGGAGGCGTATTGGTCGCGACAATCGGCTGGCAATATGTGTTCTGGGTCAATTTGCCGCTCGGGATCTTGTCGCTGACCGGCATCCTGGTTTATTTAAAAGAGCCTGTGCGCAGTGAACGGGCGAAAGTCGATTACAAAGGTGCCATGTTCTTGACGATGGCGCTTAGCAGCGTGTTGTATTTGCTGATCGAAGGAGGCGTCTCTTTTGACTGGCTATCGGCGCCTTCCTATCTGCTGGCGGCGATCGGCGCATTGTTCATCTTTTGGTTTGTCAAAGCAGAGCGTGCCTCGAACGACCCGATGATGCCGTTTGAAATTTGGCAAAACCGGGCCATCCTTTATGCAAACTTGGTTTCGCTCGCGACAGGGATTATCCTTATCGGCATCTCCAGCTATTTGCCGGCCTATGTGACCGGTGTCATGGAACAGCCGGCGGCAATCGCGGGCTTCACCTTGACGACGATGTCCATCGGCTGGCCGATCGCTTCTGTCTTGTCCGGGCGGCTCTTGATCAGCATCGGCTATTTCCGCACTTCGCTTCTTGGGGGAACGTTTCTTCTGCTCGGAACGGCGTTGTTTGTCATGATGCAGCCCGGGTTCGGTCCACTGTGGGCAGGGATGTCGAGTTTCTTCGTGGGTGTCGGAATGGGATTGACCAGTACTGCCTTTATTGTCTCGATCCAATCCGCCGTGTCATACGACAAGAGGGGAGCGGCAACCGCTTCGAATATGTTTATGCGCAATCTTGGCAGCACGATCGGCGTGGCGCTTCTTGGCAGCATATTGAACAGTTCGCTATTGAACCGGCTGGACGATTCGGGCAATAGCTTCACATTGGAATCCGTCAACATGATTTTAAGCATCGATAGCCGCGCACAACTGCCGCAAGCAGATAAGCTGGTGCTGCAGGAAGCCTTGGCTTTCGGGCTGCGCAATGTTTACAGCATCGCCTTGCTTTGTGCTTTGATCAGTTTTCTGCTGATTTTCGGATTGCGCGGGTTGAAAGGAGTGAAACGGGATGTCAAATGA
- a CDS encoding ABC transporter permease — MAKLSKAAKIYLAFVFFILYAPIFYLIFYSFNSGGTMSGFEGFTWEHYAAVFDDTRLLIIVLNTVIVALLSALISTAIGVLGAIGIIFLRNRKMRNAVLSLNTVLIVSPDVIIGASFLILFTMVGVKLGFASVLVSHIAFSIPIVVIMVLPKLQEMSSSLIDAATDLGASQRDILTRVIIPYIKPGIFAGFFLALTYSLDDFAVTFFVTGNGFATLSVEIYSMARAGITLTINALSALIFVVTLGLVLGYYFFNQRSGANAGTGGTRP, encoded by the coding sequence ATGGCAAAGCTAAGTAAAGCCGCCAAAATCTATTTGGCGTTCGTCTTTTTTATTCTCTATGCCCCGATTTTCTATTTGATTTTCTATTCCTTCAATAGCGGCGGCACCATGTCCGGCTTTGAAGGATTCACTTGGGAGCATTACGCGGCCGTATTCGATGACACACGCCTGCTCATCATCGTCTTGAACACGGTCATCGTGGCGTTGCTGTCTGCGCTCATCTCGACAGCGATCGGCGTTCTTGGCGCAATCGGCATCATTTTCCTGCGCAACCGGAAAATGCGCAACGCCGTCTTGTCCTTGAACACGGTATTGATCGTCAGCCCGGATGTCATCATCGGGGCCTCGTTCCTGATTCTCTTCACGATGGTCGGCGTCAAGCTCGGCTTTGCGTCCGTCCTGGTATCTCATATTGCCTTCAGCATTCCGATCGTCGTCATCATGGTGTTGCCGAAACTGCAGGAAATGAGTTCGAGCTTGATTGATGCGGCGACGGACCTTGGGGCATCGCAGCGCGACATTTTGACGCGCGTCATCATCCCTTACATCAAACCGGGAATATTCGCGGGCTTTTTCCTGGCCTTGACGTATTCGCTTGACGATTTTGCCGTCACGTTCTTCGTCACCGGCAATGGCTTCGCTACCCTATCAGTCGAGATCTACTCAATGGCTCGGGCAGGTATCACGCTAACGATCAATGCCCTTTCCGCTTTGATTTTCGTCGTGACGCTCGGACTTGTCCTCGGCTATTATTTCTTTAATCAGCGCTCCGGGGCGAACGCTGGAACAGGAGGGACACGACCATGA
- a CDS encoding ABC transporter substrate-binding protein — protein sequence MKAIIRASAAIVIISAVLFYAVHLLENSTATSGSGSISVYNWGEYIDPELISQFEEETGIQVVYETFDSNESMMTKIEQGGTSYDVAMPSEYAIEKMKENDLLLPIDHSKIPNLENIDPYFLDLSFDPGNEYSIPYFWGTVGIAYNPTLLEGQTFESWDDLWNPTLEQEVILVDSAREVIGMGLNSLGYSLNSTDLGELREATDKLKTLGPNVKAIIGDEIVEMMRREEAAVAVTWSGQAADMMWINEDIDYSVPEEGSNLWFDNMIIPSTAGNVDGAHKFINFMLDAEVAAQNADYVGYSSPNAEGIKLMDPEVTGDERFYPTEEMRDRLEVYENLGLEMLGVYNELFLEFKMDMEK from the coding sequence ATGAAAGCCATCATAAGAGCAAGTGCAGCCATCGTCATCATTTCCGCCGTCCTGTTCTATGCCGTGCATCTGCTGGAGAACAGTACTGCCACCAGCGGCAGCGGCTCGATTTCGGTCTATAACTGGGGTGAATACATCGACCCCGAACTGATCAGCCAATTCGAAGAAGAAACCGGCATCCAGGTCGTCTATGAGACATTCGATTCGAATGAATCGATGATGACCAAAATCGAGCAAGGCGGAACGTCCTATGACGTCGCCATGCCTTCCGAATATGCCATCGAAAAGATGAAGGAAAACGATTTGTTGTTGCCGATCGACCACAGCAAGATCCCGAATCTCGAAAACATCGATCCCTATTTCCTGGATCTTTCGTTCGACCCGGGCAATGAATATTCGATTCCTTATTTCTGGGGCACTGTCGGCATCGCCTATAACCCGACACTTCTTGAAGGGCAGACCTTCGAAAGCTGGGACGACCTGTGGAATCCCACGCTCGAACAGGAAGTGATCCTGGTCGACAGCGCACGCGAAGTCATCGGCATGGGCTTGAACAGCCTCGGCTATTCGCTGAACTCCACCGATCTCGGGGAATTGCGCGAAGCGACCGACAAATTGAAGACTCTTGGGCCCAACGTCAAAGCAATCATCGGTGATGAAATCGTCGAAATGATGCGCCGCGAAGAAGCGGCAGTTGCGGTCACCTGGTCCGGCCAAGCTGCGGATATGATGTGGATCAATGAAGATATCGATTATTCGGTGCCAGAGGAAGGCTCCAATCTTTGGTTCGATAATATGATCATCCCGTCAACAGCGGGCAATGTGGACGGCGCCCACAAGTTTATCAACTTCATGCTCGATGCCGAAGTTGCGGCGCAAAATGCCGATTACGTCGGCTATTCTTCCCCGAATGCGGAAGGAATCAAATTGATGGATCCTGAAGTGACGGGTGACGAGCGTTTCTACCCGACTGAAGAAATGCGCGACCGCCTCGAAGTCTATGAAAATCTTGGGCTCGAAATGCTTGGCGTCTACAACGAATTGTTTTTGGAATTCAAGATGGATATGGAAAAATGA
- a CDS encoding N-acetyldiaminopimelate deacetylase: protein MDLIQIRRELHEIPEIGFQEFKTQSYLKTIIGNMASERIELVEWRTGLAVKVSGSAPRKTIGWRTDIDGLPISEETGLPFASRHEGFMHACGHDIHMTVALGLLELLVEHPLDNDAVILFQPAEEGPGGAQPFLEWLETERPDLLPDELFALHIAPELPVGTVATKPGLLFANTSELFIDLRGKGGHAAYPHQTRDMAVAAAALLMQLQTIVSRNVDPMDSAVLTIGKLSAGTVQNIIAERARLEGTIRTLTPESMASVKKRVESLCRSIEEGYECRVSIDYGANYRQVDNDEQLAESFLRYAQDRSGIQAVRSKAAMTGEDFGYFTERLPALMFWAGAGSEFGLHHAKLAPDERLLSFMPEFLYDYFKLR, encoded by the coding sequence ATGGATCTTATTCAAATCAGGAGAGAGCTGCATGAAATTCCCGAAATCGGATTTCAGGAATTCAAAACGCAAAGCTATCTGAAAACGATCATCGGCAATATGGCATCGGAACGTATCGAGCTGGTTGAATGGCGCACAGGACTCGCTGTCAAAGTAAGTGGCAGTGCGCCACGTAAAACGATTGGCTGGCGTACGGATATCGATGGCTTGCCGATAAGTGAGGAAACCGGCCTGCCGTTTGCTTCACGTCACGAGGGCTTCATGCATGCATGCGGACATGATATCCATATGACGGTGGCGCTCGGCTTGCTGGAACTGTTGGTTGAACACCCGCTCGACAATGATGCGGTGATTTTATTCCAGCCTGCAGAAGAGGGGCCTGGCGGCGCACAGCCGTTTCTGGAATGGCTTGAAACAGAACGCCCGGATTTATTGCCGGATGAGCTTTTCGCCCTTCACATCGCACCAGAACTGCCAGTCGGCACTGTGGCGACGAAACCTGGGCTTCTGTTTGCCAACACATCGGAATTGTTCATCGATCTGCGCGGCAAAGGCGGCCATGCCGCTTACCCGCATCAGACGCGTGATATGGCCGTGGCGGCAGCGGCCTTATTGATGCAATTGCAGACAATCGTCAGCCGCAACGTCGACCCGATGGACTCGGCCGTATTGACCATCGGGAAGTTGTCTGCGGGGACTGTACAGAACATCATCGCTGAACGGGCGCGGCTGGAAGGGACGATCCGCACCTTGACGCCTGAGTCGATGGCAAGCGTAAAAAAACGCGTCGAATCGTTGTGCCGGTCGATCGAAGAAGGCTATGAATGCCGAGTGTCGATCGATTACGGGGCGAACTATCGCCAAGTGGACAACGACGAACAGCTGGCCGAGTCGTTTTTACGTTATGCACAAGACAGATCGGGCATACAAGCTGTCCGCAGCAAAGCCGCCATGACGGGTGAAGATTTCGGTTATTTCACTGAACGGCTGCCGGCTTTGATGTTTTGGGCAGGGGCCGGATCGGAGTTCGGCCTGCACCATGCCAAGCTTGCACCGGATGAGCGGCTCTTGTCGTTCATGCCCGAATTCCTTTATGATTATTTCAAGCTACGATAA